The Canis lupus familiaris isolate Mischka breed German Shepherd chromosome 14, alternate assembly UU_Cfam_GSD_1.0, whole genome shotgun sequence genome window below encodes:
- the LOC482217 gene encoding olfactory receptor 11L1 produces the protein MKPPNVSSVTEFQLLGFQNLLEWQTLLFPIFLFIYFLTVTGNVVIIAVVSEDQQLHSPMYVFLKHLSFLEIWYTSTIVPLLLANLLCHGQAISFPACMMQLYFFVFFGATECFLLAMMAYDQYLAICNPLHYSFLMSPEICTKLVAISWLTGVGTGFLPSLMISKLDFCGPNEINHFFCDLPPLMQLSCSSVFITRMVIFILSIAVLCICFFLTLISYVFIVSTILRIPSASGQMKTFSTCGSHLAVVTIYYGTMISMYVRPNDHLSPEISKIISVFYTVVTPLLNPVIYSLRNQEFKDAVRRVIRKKCGIYGVRLKGSFCVR, from the coding sequence ATGAAGCCCCCAAATGTGTCCAGTGTCACTGAGTTTCAGCTCCTGGGGTTCCAGAACCTTCTTGAATGGCAGACGCTGCTCTTTCCCATTTTCTTGTTCATCTACTTTCTCACAGTCACAGGGAATGTTGTCATTATTGCAGTGGTGAGCGAGGACCAGCAACTACACTCACCCATGTACGTATTTCTCAAACATCTCTCCTTTCTGGAGATCTGGTATACATCCACCATTGTGCCCCTTCTCCTAGCCAACCTACTCTGCCATGGCCAAGCCATCTCCTTCCCTGCGTGTATGATGCAGCTTTActtctttgtgttctttgggGCTACCGAATGCTTTCTTCTGGCTATGATGGCCTATGACCAATATCTGGCCATCTGCAACCCACTCCACTACTCTTTCCTGATGAGTCCTGAAATCTGCACCAAGTTGGTGGCAATCTCCTGGTTGACAGGTGTTGGAACAGGATTTCTGCCCTCGCTAATGATTTCCAAGTTGGATTTCTGTGGTCCTAACGAGATCAATCATTTCTTCTGTGACCTCCCACCCCTCATGCAGCTCTCATGTTCCAGTGTGTTTATCACCAGGATGGTCATCTTTATCCTGTCAATTGCAGTGCTgtgcatttgcttttttcttactCTCATATCCTATGTTTTCATTGTATCTACCATATTGAGAATTCCTTCAGCCTCTGGCCAGATGAAGACCTTTTCCACATGTGGCTCCCATTTGGCTGTTGTCACTATCTACTATGGGACCATGATCTCCATGTATGTTCGCCCCAATGACCACTTATCACCTGAAATTAGTAAGATCATTTCTGTCTTCTACACTGTGGTCACCCCATTGCTGAACCCTGTCATCTACAGCTTGAGGAACCAAGAATTCAAAGACGCTGTTAGAAGAGTCATAAGAAAAAAGTGTGGTATCTATGGAGTAAGATTGAAGGGGAGTTTCTGTGTTAGGtaa